Within Amycolatopsis sp. FDAARGOS 1241, the genomic segment TTGTTCGCCTTGATGGCGCTGATGAGGTCGTCGAGCTTCACGGGGTAGGTCATGCCGTCAACTTTAGGTTGACAATCCAACTGTCGTCAACCCCGAGTTGACCAGCTCAGCGCTCGCCAATCGGCGTTATCAGGATCTGTAGCTCCGTGATCCACCCCGTTTCGTCCCCTTCGGTGTGGAGGTAGACCTCTCTGGCCTGTCCCGGTTCGGCGCGGTAGCCGTTGTCGTCGATCCAGTGGGCCAGCGCTTGGTACGACTCGGCGATCGTCGTCATCGTGCCGCGGTGCACGAGCGTGGCGGCCTGGGCGACGGGCGGGAGGTGGAGCCGCGACAGGCCCGAGCCGTCCGGAGAGCCGGCGAAAGGGGCGCACGCCTGGACGTGCACACGGTCGTCGGGGGTCGGCTCGTACGAGGCGATCGCGGGGCCCGTGAAACGCAGGCCGGCGGCCTCCATGCGGGAAGCCGGCGTCGAGCACGGCCGCTGACCACCGGGCCGATGTCGTCGTACTCGAACGACTCCGCGACGCCGCCGATGGCGACGACAGCGGCTCCGGCAACGGGCTTGACCACGACGTCCACAACGGACATGGTGTCCTCCGGTTCGATCAACCGGAGCCTCGCCTCGACCCGCGACAGCCGCGCCGCGGTGTCGGCGACCTGGGCGGCGGCGTAGGAGCGGTACCCGCTGTGCGGGTCCAGCGGGCGGGTCTGAGCAGGCCGAGTGCGTCGTAGTGGCGCAACATGCGCACGGACACCCGGGCGAGCTTGGCGAACTCTCCGATGCTGAACATGACACCGCCTACCGTCAAGCCTCACACGGGGTCAGAGTCAAGAAGCGAACGGCAGACCCACGTAGTTCTCGGCCACGCTCGTCGCCGCGGCGCGCGACGACGCGGTGTAGCGCAGCTGCGACAGCTGCAGCCGGCGGGCGAACGCGTCGGCGCTCGGGTCGACGTGGAGCATCGTCGTCATGAACCACGAGAAGTGCTCGGCGCGCCACACCCGCCGCAGGCACGTGTCCGAATAGGACGCGGCGAGCGACGCGTCGCCCTTGACCAGCGCCACCAGCGCGCGAGAGAGCACCCGCACGTCCGCCACGGCCAGGTTCATGCCTTTGGCACCGGTCGGCGGGACGATGTGCGCGGCGTCGCCGGCCAGGAACAAGCGGCCGTGCTGCATGGGCTCCGCGACGAAGCTGCGCATCGGCGTGATGCCCTTGTCCAGGATCGGGCCCTCGCGCAGCGTGAACTCGCCGTCGACGGCCAGCCGCGCGGACAGCTCGGACCAGATGCGGTCGTCGGACCACTGGGCGAGGTCTTCATCGGGCGGCACCTGCAGGTACAGGCGCGTGATCTCCGGCGAACGCATGCTGTGCAACGCGAACCCGCGTTCGTGGTGGGTGTAGATCAGCTCCTCGTGCGAAGGCGGTGTCCGCGCCAGCACACCCAGCCACGCGAACGGGTACTCGCGCTCGAAGAACTGCAACGCTCCGTCCGGAATGGACGGTCGCGCCACGCCGTGGAACCCGTCGCAGCCGGCGATGGCGTCGCACTCCAGCACCTGCTCGGCCCCGGCCGAATCCCGGTAGCGCACCACCGGCCGTTCGGTGTCCACATCGGACAGCGACACGTCCGAAACCTCGAAGTGCAGGGGCAACCCGAGGCGCTCGTGCGCGTCCACGAGGTCCTTCACGATCTCCTGCTGCCCGTAGACCGTGATGGACTTCCCGGTGAGCTCGGTCAGCGCGATGCGGTGGTCGCGCCCGTCGAAGCGCAGCGAGAACCCCTCGTGCGGCAAGCCTTCCCGAGCCATCCGCTCGCCGAGGCCGATCTCGGTGAGCAGGTCCACCGTCGGCTGCTCGCACACCCCCGCGCGCACCCGCTGCCGCACGTATTCGCGGTCACGAGCTTCCAGCACGACGGCCTCCACACCCTCCTGGTGGAGCAGGTACGAAAGCAGCAGGCCGGCCGGACCGGCGCCGATCACGGCAACCTGGGTGCGCAACGGGGGTACCTCCGGATCTCTAAGCCGCCGAACGCGACTTGACATGGGCTTTCAGGTCGAACGAGCTGGCTTCGAGGTCGGCGTACGTCGGCTTCAGCTCAGCCGTGAACAGCCGGCGCGCGGCGATGTGGTCGGGCGGGCGGTTGACCGACTCGACGGCGATCAGCACGCCGTCGCGGAACGAGAGCACGGAGAACCGGCCTTCGGCGCGGTCGCCCGTCACCACGGTCTGGTCGGCGTTCGCCAGGATGCCGGCGATCTGCAGCTTCGCGCCCGTCTGGTCGGTCCAGAACCAGGGCAGGCTGTCGTAGGGCGCGCCGTCGCCGGCGATCGACGCCGCCACGGACCGGGCCTGGTCCACGGCGTTCTGCACCGACTCCAGCCGCGTCGCCGCTCCCGCGTGGACGCACGGGAAGTTCGCGCAGTCGCCGATGGCGAAGATCTTCGGGTCCTCGGTGCGCAGGTGCTCGTCGACGACCACGCCGTTGGTCACGGGCAGGCCGGCCTGCTCGGCGAGCGCCGTTTCCGGTACCACGCCGACCGCGACCACGACGAGGTCGGCGGGCAGGCGCCTGCCGTCGGCCAGCTCCACGGACTCGACGCGACCCGAACCGTGCAGCGCGGTGACGCCGGTGCCGAGCAGCACCGTGTGCCCGGCCTTTTCGTGCAGCTCCTTGAAGAACTCCGACACCTCCGGCGACGCGACGCGCGCCAGCAGCCGGTCCTGCGCCTCGACGACCGTCACCGGCCGCCCGGCGTGCGACGCGAACTCCAGCCCGATGAAGCCGCCGCCGATCACGACGACGTTCGAGGCGCCTTCGAGCGAGGACCGCAGCCGGTCGGCGTCTTCGCGGGTGCGCAGCATCAGCACGCCGTCGAGGTCCGCGCCCGGCACGGGCAGCACGCGGTTGCGCGCGCCGGTGGCGAGCACGAGGTGGTCGTAGGGCAACTCGGTGCCGTCTTCCAGCACCGCGCGCGAGGCGACGCGGTCGACCGAGGCCACCCGCCCGGGGACGAGCTCGATGTCCTTCTCCGCGAAGAAGTCCTCAGGCCGCAGGCGCAACTGCTCGTCACTCGCCGTGCCCTTGAGGTACGCCTTCGACAGCGGCGGCCGCTGGTAGGGCACCCCGGGCTCGTCGCCGACCAGGACCACCCGCCCGGTGAAGCCCTTGTCGCGCAACGAAGCCGCGGCCTGGAAGCCGCTCTGGCCGCCGCCGGCGACGAGGACGGTTTCGGGCGAGGACCCTGTGCTCATAACTGCTCCTCCGGCAAGCGCAGGACCAGACCGTCGAGCTCGTCGGTCACCGGTAGCTGGCAGGACAGCCTGCTGGTGGCCGCCCGCGGGCTGGCCGTGCAGTCCAACATCTCCTCTTCATCTGAGCACAAGGGTCCAAGATCGTCGAGACGCTCCGGGTCGACGTACACGTGACAGGTCGCACACATGGCGTTACCGCCGCACTCGGCGACGATCCCGTCGACACCGTGGTCGAGCGCCGTCTGCATCACGCTCCGGCCGACGGTCGCGTCGACGGTGCGGGCGGTCCCGTCGGGCTGCACGTAGGTGAGCTTCGGCATCGCGCTCACCGCACCCGGACCGGCAGGGACGCGAGGCCGCGCAGGGTGTTGGACAGCTGCGGGCGCGGCGGGCCGGTGAGCTCGAGTGTCGTGACCCGCCGGGCCAGCTCGGCCAGTAGCACCTCGCCTTCGAGCCGCGCGAACATCTGGCCGACGCACGCGTGCACCCCCGAGCCGAAGCCGACGTGCCCGGCCGCGCGGCGCGCGATGTCGAACGAATCCGGCTCGGCCCACCGGCGCGGGTCGCGGTTGGCGGCGGCCAGGAACAGCAGCACCTTCTCCCCCGCCGGGAGCCGCTGGCCGCCGAGTTCGACATCGCGCGTGGTGGTGCGGAAGAACGTCTGCACGGGCGAGGAGAACCGCACGACCTCCTCGAACGCCGCGCGCGAACGATCCGGGGACTCCCGCAGCGCGGCCCACTGATCGGGGTGCTCGGTGAAGCACAACACGGCGTTGCCGAGCGCGTGGACGGTCGTGTCGACGCCGGCGGACAGGAACGACCGCACGAGCAGCGCCCGTTCGTCCGGCGTGAACCCGGCCTCGGCCGCAGCTTCGTGGATCTGCGCGCCGAGCCCGCCCGGTGCGAGGTTCTCGGCGCGGCAGTGCTCGGCGATCCACTCGCGCGCCCGCGCGCCGCGCTCCATGGCCTCGGTGAAGAGGTGGTTGCGGGGGCCGAAGCCGTTGAACACCATCGAGCCGTAGGGCAGCAGGTGCTCCCGGCCCTCGGCCGGCAGCCCGACGGCGTCCGGGAACACCTTGAGCGGGAACGCTTCCGCGAAGTCGGGCACCGCGTCGAACTCACCGCGCGCCAGCAGTTCGGCGACGAGCTTCTCGGCCTCGGCGGCGAAGGTGTCGCGGTAGGTCTTCACGACCTTCGGCGTGAGCACGCTGGTCACAGTGCGGCGGGCGCGGTCGTGATCGGGCGCGTCGGCTTCGAGCAGCAGGCTCGGCGGGCGCCACGGCGTCTCCTTGCGGAAGTCCGTGAGCCCGACGCCGGCGGACGAGCAGAACGTCTCGGGGTCGTTCAGTGCCTGCGCGACCTCTTCGGCGCGGCCGCTGGCCCACACGCGGTAGCGGTCGAGGTACACGACCGGGCCCGCGTCGCGCAGCCGCCGGTGCAGCGGGAGCGGATCGGCCAGGACGTCGTCGGCGAACGGGTCGTCGTTGAGGGTGATCACCGGACCTCCTCCTCTCGGTTGCCCGACAGAGTGCGGGTTCGGGCGCACCCGGCACACCACGTCTTCCGCTGAGTGGAAGAAGTCAGTGTGTCTCGCGGTGCGCGTCCTCGGAAAGCCGCAGCGTGCGCGGGGCGCCGAGCGTCCGGGAAATCCCGCGTGCGGCCGCTCGGACGGCGGGCACGAGCGTGAGCGGATCGGTGCCTTCGGCGGGCACGACCACGGAGATCGATGCGACGACCGTGTCCGACGGCCCGTGGATCGCCGCCGCGACGGACAGGGCCGGCAGCTCGATCTGGCCGTCGCTCACCGCGTAGCCGTTGCGGCGGACGTCGGCGAGCACGCGGCGCAGCTGCTCGGGCGAATGGATGGTCTTGCCGGTGTAGCGCTTCAGCGGCAGCGCGAGGATCTGCTCCTGGACGTCGGCGGGCGCGTGGGCGAGCAGCACCAGCCCGACCCCCGTGGCGTGCAGCGGCAGCCGCCCGCCGACGCGCGAGATCACGTTCACCGCACGGCGCCCGGAGAGGCGTTCGAGGTACACGACCTCGGCGCCGTCGAGCACGGCGAGCTGCACGTTCTGGTGCGTGGCCTCGTAGAGGTCCTCGAGGAACGGCATCGCGCTCTCCCGCAGGTGCGCGCCGTGCGGCGCGAGCGACGCCACCTCCCACAGCCACAGCCCGACGCGGAACCGCCCCTCGTCGTCGCGCTGCAACGCCCCGCGGCGCACCAGTTCGGCCGTGAGCCGGTGCGTGGTCGACAACGGCAGGCCGGCGCGGCGGCTCAGCTCGGAGAGCGTGAGCACGGGCCGTTCGGAGCTGAACGCGCCCAGCACGTCCAACACCCGCTCCACGACCGACGGTGGCCGCTCCGCGTTGTGCCGCATGGGCACCAGTGAAGCACCCTTCTAAAGTGGCAGCTGTGCGGCCGACCGACCTCGCGCGCGAACACGGCCTGTCGACGCAGGCCGTGCGCAACTACGAAGAGGCCGGGATCCTGCCCGCGGCCGCGCGGGGTCCGCAGGGGTACCGGTTGTACACCGCCGTCCACGCCCAGGCGCTGCGGACGTTCCTCGCGCTACGGCCCGGTTTCGGGCACGGGGTGTCGGCGCGGATCCTCAGCGCCGTCAACGAAAACGCGTTCGAAGTCGCGTTCCGCTTGATCGACGAAGGGCACGCGGCGCTGCTGCGGGACCGGCGGACGCTCGACGAAGTCGCCTGCGCGCTGGGCGACCTGACCGCCGGTCCGCCGGCGGACCCGGATTCACTGTCCATCGGCGAACTCGCCCACCGCCTGGCCGTTCACCCGGCGACGCTGCGCAAGTGGGAGGCCGCCGGCATCCTCCGGCCGGCGCGCAGCCGCGCCGGCCACCGCACCTTCGACGCGGCCGCGATCCGCGACGCGCACCTCGCCCACCAGCTCCGCCGCGGCGGCTACCCGCTGGCCCGCATCGCGGCGGTCGTCGCGCAGGTCCGCTCCGCCGGTGGTGCGGGACCGCTGGAGGAAGCCCTGCAGACGTGGCGGGCCCGGCTCGACGCCCGCAGCCGTGCGATGCTGACCGGGGCGGCGGAGCTGGCCGTCCACCTGCGCCTGAGCTAGTCGTCGTCCGGGAGCAGCGGGCGCAGGAACGTCCGGCGGTACCGGACCACGCAGCCGGACTCGTCGCGGATGCGGTCGGCCGCGATGAACTCCGGGTCCACCCCGAACAGCGCGCGGTACTGCTCGTACGCGGCGAGGCTTTCGAAGCTGAACAGCGCGCGGGCCTCGTCGCTCGCGCCTTCCGCGGGCAGGAAGTAGCCGTGGTGCGCGCCGCCTTCGCGGGCGACCAGGCGCATCCACGCGTGGGCGAAGCGTTCGAACTCGGTGATCTTCGCGGGGTCGATCACGTAGTCGACCACGCAAGTGATCACCGGCCCCACACCCGTTCCGCCGTCGCCACGATGAGCTCGAGCTTGCGCAGCTGATCGTCGGTGGTCAGCTCGTTGCCTTCCTCCGTCGAGGAGAAACCGCATTGCGGGGACAGGCAGAGCTGGTCGATGTCGACGAAGCGCGAAGCCTCTTCGATGCGCCGCACGAGCGCGTCCGCGTCCTCCAGCTCGGGGCGTTTCGTGGTCACCAGGCCGAGGACCACGCGCTTGCCCGGCGGGACGAAGCGCAGCGGCTCGAAGCCACCGGAGCGTTCGTCGTCGTATTCCAGGAAGAACCCGTCGACGCCGAGTTCGCCGAACACGGCCTCGGCGACGAACTCATAGCTGCCCGAAGCCGCCCACGACGAGCGGAAGTTGCCGCGGCACAAGTGCGTCGTCACGGTCATGCCGTCGGGCTTGCCCCGCAGCGCGGCGTTGATCGTCTTGATGTTGCGCAGGTGCAGCGTGTCCGGGTCACCGCCCATGCGGGCCACGAGCTCCCGCTGCGCCGGGTCGTTGAGGTAAGCGAGGCTCGTGTCGTCGAGCTGCAGGTACTGGCAGCCCAGCTCGCCCATCGCCGACAGCTGTGCCGCGTACGCCGACGACAGGTCGGTGAAGAATTCCTCGAGATCCGGGTACACGGTTTCGCTGACCGCCGCCCGGCCGCCGCGGTAGTAGACCATGCTCGGCGACGGGATCGTCAGCTTCGGCGTGATGCCGGCGTCCACGTGGGACTTCAGGAACGTGAAGTGCTCGGCGAAGATCGGTGCGTCGAGACGCACGCGCCCGTCGACCTGCAGACCCGGCGGGCTGAACTCGAGGTCGCCCGCGAGGTTGTGGAACTTCACGTGGAGGCGTTCGTCGCTCTGCGAAATGCCGCCGAGCGAGTAGATGAAGTCCATGTGCCAGGACGCGCGGCGGAACTCGCCGTCGGTGGCAGAGGAGAGGCCGGCGACCTTCTGCATCTTGACCACGTCGCGGATGGCGTCGTCCTCGACGGCCTTGAGCTGTTCGGTGGTGATTTCGCCCGCGGAGCGGCGCCGGCGGGCCTCGCGCAGGACCGGCGGCCGCAGCAGGCTCCCGACGTGATCGGCGCGGAAGGGGGGACGCGGAGTCATGCTCGCATCGTCACACACAAACCGGCGGTATGCGTCGTGAGAAGATGCGCGGACCCGCGTGAAAGGGCCGCCCATGACCAAACCCGCCCCGCACCCGGTCGACGCCGGGCTGCCCGCCGGCCGGCTGCTGCTGCTCGGCCTGCAGCACATGGCGATCATGTACACCGGTTCGGTCGCCGTGCCGCTGATCGTCGGCAGCGCGCTGAAGCTCGACGCGGCGACGATCGCGTTGCTCGTCAACGCCGACCTCTTCGTCGCCGGCATCGCGACACTGGTCCAGGCCATCGGCATCGGGAAGCTCATCGGGGTGCGGCTGCCCGTGGTGGCGGGCGCGACGTTCACCGTCGTCAACCCGATGATCCTGATCGCCTCGCAGTACGGCCTGCCCGCCGTCTACGGTTCGATGATCGCGTCAGGTGTGTTCGGGCTCCTGCTGGCGCGGCCGTTCGCGAAGATGCTGCGGTTCTTCCCGCCGCTGGTGTCCGGCACGCTGCTGCTCGTCATCGGCGTCTCGCTGCTCGGCCCGGGCGCCGCGATGATCGCCGGCCACGACACGGGAGCGCCGGACTACGCCGCGCCCGTGAACCTCGCGGTCGCGTTCGGCGTGGTGCTGCTGATCGTCGTGTTCACGCGGGTGCTGCGCGGGTTCGTCGCGCAGATCGCGCCGCTGCTGGCGCTGGCGATCGGGCTCCTCGCGGCGATTCCCCTGGGGCTGACGCAGTTCGGCGGCGTCGGGCAGGCGCACTGGTTCGGGCTCGCCGCACCGCTGCACTTCGGCGCACCGACGTTCCCGATCGCCGCCGTGCTTTCGATGTGCGTGGTGATGCTGGTGACGTTCACCGAGTCGACCGCCGACATCATCGCGGTCGGCGAGATCACCGGCCGTCCGGCGTCGGACGCCGACGTTGCCCGCGGCCTCGCGACCGACGGCCTGTCCGCGATCCTCGGCGGCTTCATGAATTCGTTTCCCGACACGGCTTTCGCGCAGAACGTCGGGTTGGTGCAGATGACGCGCGTCCGCAGCCGGTGGGTCGTCGCGGTGACGGGTGGCCTGCTCCTGGTGATGGGCCTCGTGCCGAAGGTGGGCGCCGCCATCGCGGCCATCCCCGAACCCGTCGTCGGCGGGGTCGCCGTGGTGATGTTCGCGATGGTCGCGGTGGTGGGCGTGCAGAACCTCAAGAAGGTCGAGTTCGCGGGCAACCACAACTCGTTCGTCGTCGCCGTGTCGCTGGGTGTGGGGCTGCTGCCGGCGTTCGCGACGAACCCCTTCGGCACGTCCATCTTCTTCCAGCACTTCCCCGCGTGGCTGCAGACGATCTGCGGGAGCCCGATCACGCTGACGGCGATCCTGGCGTTCGTGCTGAACCTGGTCTTCAACCACGTGGGGCGGCCGAAGGACCCGGATCTGCTCACGGCGCCGTAGGCGTCACCGCGTCAGAAGCAGAGAATCCCCAGCACACACGGGGTCTTCGTCGGCGTCGGCTGGTGCGAAGACGACGTGGTCGGCGTCGGCTGGTTCGACGACCCACCACCGCCTGGGCCGGGCTGGGACGTGTCCGTGGGCGTGACCGAAGTGTCCGATGTCGTCGACGTGCCGGGCTCGCTCGCGGACGACGTGGGCGCGTCCGACCCGCGCGGGTTGAGCGGGTCGATGATCGAGGTGATCTTCGGGTCGGCCGGCTCGGTGGTCTCGGCGTCGCCATCGGCCGTGGTGGAACCCTGGCCGCTGCCTTCGATCGTGGCCGGCGGGTTGCTCTCGGAAACGCCGCCGGCACCGTCGGTGCGGTCGGGCATCTCGATGACCTTCATCTCGGTGATGCGTGAGGCCTCGTCGTTCGCGGTGGTGCCGAAGCCCACGAGCACGGCCGCGGCGCCGCAGCCGACGACCACGGCGAGCATCACGGCGACCATCCGCCAGCGCGACCGAGACGGCGGCGGAAGGCGTTCGCCCCAGCCTTCGCGCACGAGCAGGTCGGCGACCGAAACCTCTTCGTCCACCAGCGGGCCTTTCACCAGGAGTGGTCCATTCTTACCGCAACGGCCCACCGAACGGGTGAACAATGACAGAAATTCGGCGTAGCGCGCCTCACTCTAGCGGGTGAGAATCACAGCCCTTTCACAGCTGTCCTTAGCGAAACTCCCAGCATGCCCGGAGATTCTGGAGCCATGCTGCTGCGCGTCCGACAACCGGTCACCATCCGGGACTGGTGGACGCATCGGCACGTGAGCGCAGGCGCCTCCACCCGGGTGGCACTGACCTGGCGCACTGTGGCGCGCAGCGCCGTGAAGGCCCTGCCGAACCCGAAGACCACGCCGTTCACGTTCGGTTACCTCGTCGTCCTGTTCGGCACGACCCTCGTGCTCCGCTTCGCCGACCCCGTCGTCACCACGAAACTGCTGCAGCTGTCGAGCACCGACGCCCACAACCTGTGGCGCCGCCCGCTCACGTCGCTGCTCACCAGCGCCCTCTGGCTCGCCGACGGCGGCTGGCTCGTCTACGCGCTCATCTTCGCCATCGCCATCGCGCCGCTGGAACGCCGGTTCGGCGCCGGCCGCACGGCGCTGGTGTTCTTCTCCGGCCACGTGCTGGCCACCCTCGCCACCGAGGTGCCCGTGATGGCCCTGATCAGCGGTGGTCTGCTCCCGATGACCGCCGGCCGCTGGCTCGACATCGGCGTGAGCTACGGCTTCTTCACCACACTCGGTGCTCTCGTCTTCCTGCTGCGCGGCCGGGCGCGGATCGCCGCACTGGTCGCCATGGAGCTGTTCATCGCGACGGTCTGGGTGTCCGATTCGCCGGAAACCCTCGATTCCGTGGTCACGGTGCTCGGCCACTTGTGCGCGGCCCACTTCGGCTTCTTGTACTGGGGCCCGCGGTTGACCCGGCCCGCCGTACCGGCGCCGGCCTAGGGATTTCGCGGAGGCCGAGCCCGTCGGCACGTGATATACGAAGGTTCCCCAGCGCATATACAGAGAGATCCGTCGGTGGTGTAATCGACGGGCCACACGCCGACACAGGGGGACCGCACGCACTATGGAGGCCGACGCCCCAGCCGGCGGGCCGGCGGACGACGCCGGAACCGTCGCCTGGCGCGCCCAGCTCGCGCGCCTGCCCCGCGCTTCCACTGCGGGCCTCGTCGGCGTTCCCGCAGATCTCGCCGAGCTGGCCGACCGCTACCGCGTGCTCGTGGACCTGAGCACCGACGCCACCTGCGTCCACGAAGCCGGCGTGCTCACCTACGCCAACCGCGCGGCGCTCGACCTGCTCGGCGCGCGCTCGGCCGCCGAGGTCGTCGGCCGGCCGGTCACCGATTTCGTCGTGGCCGACCAGGACCGCGTGGGCGAGCCGGCCGATACCGTCGCTGCCGTGGTGAAACGCGTGGACGGCAGCAAGTTCGTGGTCGAGACCGTTTCGGTGCGCACCGGCGACGCGGTGCAAGTCCTGATCCGCGACGCGGGTGTGGCCGGCGCGCTGAAATCGCAGGCGGCCGTGGTTTCGCACGTCAGCGACGCGGTCGTCGCCACCACGCTCGAAGGGGTTGTGACCAGCTGGAACCCCGCGGCCGAGACGGTCTACGGGTGGCCGGCCGGGGAAGCACTCGGCCGTCCGGTGCGGGAGGTGCTCGGCGCCGACCTGAACCCGCGCGAGGTCCGGCGGGCGGGCGGGGTCGTGCAGCAGACGCACCACCACCGCGGGGGCGCCACCCTGTTGATCCGGGTTTCCGCAGCTGAGATGAATGACGGCTACGTCCTCGTCTGCGCCGACGAAACCGCGCGCCGCCGAGCGGAGCAGCACTACCGCACGGTGGTCGCAGCGCTCGACGAAGGTGTGCTGGTCGTGGGCCCGGACGGCCTGATCGAGTCGGTGAACCCGGCCGCGAGCCGCATCCTCGGCGCGGCCCCCGAAACCCTCATCGGCGTGCCGTGCTCCACGCTCGTGCTGTTCGACGAGTCAGGCCACCGCATCCCCGAAGACGAACTGCCCTCGATCTCCACCCGCCGCACCGGGATCCCGCAGAACGGCCTCATCCTGCGCCTGCGCCGGCCCGACGGCCGCGACGTGTGGGTCTCGCTCACCTCCCGGCTGCTCAACACCGACGACCCGGTCGGCGTCTCCGTGGTCACGTCGTTCACCGACATCACCGAGCGCCGCGCGATCAGCGCCCGCCTGGCCCACGACGCGACCCACGACCCGCTGACGCGCCTGGCCAACCGCACGCTCGTGCTCGACCGGCTCGACCGGCGGGGACGCTCCACCCCGGCCACGGTGCTGTTCCTCGACCTCGACAAGTTCAAGGTCATCAACGACTCACTCGGCCACTCCGTCGGCGACCAGGTGCTGCGGATCGTCGGCGAACGGCTGCGGCGCGCCACCGCGTCGACCGACGTGGTGGGCCGCTTCGGCGGTGACGAGTTCGTGGTCGTCACCCGCGGCGCCACGAGTGAAGCCGAGGTGCGAGCGCTCGCCGGGCACCTGCGCTCGGTGCTCGCGGAGCCGATTTCGGTGCGCGGGCGCGAGCTGCACGTGGACGCGAGCATCGGCATCGTGCTCGTCGGCCCGGGCGACCAGCGCAGCGCCGAAGACCTGCTGCGCGACGCGGATGTCGCGATGTACCAGGCGAAAGCGCTGGGCCGTGGGCGTTACGAGTTCTTCGACGTCGCCCTGCGCGAGCGCATGCAGCGGCGGCTGCGCATGGAGCAGGACCTGCGCAATGCCGTCC encodes:
- a CDS encoding rhomboid-like protein, translating into MPGDSGAMLLRVRQPVTIRDWWTHRHVSAGASTRVALTWRTVARSAVKALPNPKTTPFTFGYLVVLFGTTLVLRFADPVVTTKLLQLSSTDAHNLWRRPLTSLLTSALWLADGGWLVYALIFAIAIAPLERRFGAGRTALVFFSGHVLATLATEVPVMALISGGLLPMTAGRWLDIGVSYGFFTTLGALVFLLRGRARIAALVAMELFIATVWVSDSPETLDSVVTVLGHLCAAHFGFLYWGPRLTRPAVPAPA
- a CDS encoding EAL domain-containing protein, encoding MEADAPAGGPADDAGTVAWRAQLARLPRASTAGLVGVPADLAELADRYRVLVDLSTDATCVHEAGVLTYANRAALDLLGARSAAEVVGRPVTDFVVADQDRVGEPADTVAAVVKRVDGSKFVVETVSVRTGDAVQVLIRDAGVAGALKSQAAVVSHVSDAVVATTLEGVVTSWNPAAETVYGWPAGEALGRPVREVLGADLNPREVRRAGGVVQQTHHHRGGATLLIRVSAAEMNDGYVLVCADETARRRAEQHYRTVVAALDEGVLVVGPDGLIESVNPAASRILGAAPETLIGVPCSTLVLFDESGHRIPEDELPSISTRRTGIPQNGLILRLRRPDGRDVWVSLTSRLLNTDDPVGVSVVTSFTDITERRAISARLAHDATHDPLTRLANRTLVLDRLDRRGRSTPATVLFLDLDKFKVINDSLGHSVGDQVLRIVGERLRRATASTDVVGRFGGDEFVVVTRGATSEAEVRALAGHLRSVLAEPISVRGRELHVDASIGIVLVGPGDQRSAEDLLRDADVAMYQAKALGRGRYEFFDVALRERMQRRLRMEQDLRNAVHGGQLWPAYQPVVDLSSGEMVGVEALLRWTHPKHGAISPGEFIPLAEESELINELGKLVLRDTTREVAEQRAALGLDLSLKVNLSVRQLEDPQLVPAVRDALATTGLPPGALCLEVTESALMRDETAAGEVLVALRSLGVLLAIDDFGTGYSSLAQLRRLTLDTLKIDRSFITGIAESRDAAAIVASIITMAHAVGLTVVAEGVESAEELSLLRELGCDQAQGYHLGRPLPAAELFGQ
- a CDS encoding nucleobase:cation symporter-2 family protein; amino-acid sequence: MTKPAPHPVDAGLPAGRLLLLGLQHMAIMYTGSVAVPLIVGSALKLDAATIALLVNADLFVAGIATLVQAIGIGKLIGVRLPVVAGATFTVVNPMILIASQYGLPAVYGSMIASGVFGLLLARPFAKMLRFFPPLVSGTLLLVIGVSLLGPGAAMIAGHDTGAPDYAAPVNLAVAFGVVLLIVVFTRVLRGFVAQIAPLLALAIGLLAAIPLGLTQFGGVGQAHWFGLAAPLHFGAPTFPIAAVLSMCVVMLVTFTESTADIIAVGEITGRPASDADVARGLATDGLSAILGGFMNSFPDTAFAQNVGLVQMTRVRSRWVVAVTGGLLLVMGLVPKVGAAIAAIPEPVVGGVAVVMFAMVAVVGVQNLKKVEFAGNHNSFVVAVSLGVGLLPAFATNPFGTSIFFQHFPAWLQTICGSPITLTAILAFVLNLVFNHVGRPKDPDLLTAP